The Arachis hypogaea cultivar Tifrunner chromosome 19, arahy.Tifrunner.gnm2.J5K5, whole genome shotgun sequence genome has a window encoding:
- the LOC112775775 gene encoding nudix hydrolase 26, chloroplastic — protein MALCRIAHPSPVVFRFPKYPSKLLKFSSLPLSFRCSSSSSMEAAPEGYRRNVGICLINNDKKIFAASRLDIPNAWQMPQGGIDEGEDPRNAAIRELREETGVSSAEVISEAPHWLTYDFPPQVREKLNIQWGSDWKGQAQKWFLFKFTGQDQEINLLGDGTEKAEFGEWSWLPPEKVIELAVDFKKPVYKEVLAAFAPHLQ, from the exons ATGGCTTTATGCCGAATAGCTCACCCATCCCCAGTAGTTTTCCGTTTTCCGAAATACCCTTCGAAGCTGCTTAAATTCTCATCGCTGCCACTCTCCTTTCGTTGCTCATCATCATCGTCAATGGAAGCTGCTCCCGAAGGTTACCGCAGGAACGTTGGCATCTGCCTCATCAACAATGACAAAAAG ATCTTTGCGGCTTCGAGGTTGGACATACCCAATGCTTGGCAAATGCCGCAG GGTGGTATTGATGAAGGTGAGGATCCAAGAAATGCAGCTATCAGAGAATTAAGGGAAGAGACAGGAGTTAGTTCCGCAGAAGTGATTTCTGAG GCACCTCATTGGTTGACATATGACTTCCCACCACAAGTCAGGGAGAAATTGAATATTCAGTGGGGATCTGATTGGAAGGGTCAAGCACAAAAATG GTTTCTTTTTAAGTTCACTGGTCAAGATCAAGAAATCAATCTTTTGGGTGATGGTACAGAGAAAGCTGAGTTCGGTGAATGGTCATGGCTGCCACCAGAGAAAGTAATTGAGCTT GCAGTGGATTTCAAGAAGCCTGTGTACAAGGAAGTCCTAGCAGCATTTGCTCCACATCTCCAATAA
- the LOC112775774 gene encoding uncharacterized protein translates to MNSFESNQHVNPNSPPITTHPIKSKFNFFAFYTLPLLLLILAVTLGFTRTNYYKVHYLRHSLTSQTLIQAIGSLFSPSKSVFVPSQCVLWMAPFLSGGGYSSEAWSYVLSLHSHTKMHSFRLTIEHHGDQESLEFWEGLPQEMKNLAYELYRTECRMNETIVVCHSEPGAWYPPLFQTFPCPPSPFYSDFKSVIGRTMFETDRVNGEHVERCNKMDYVWVPTDFHKSTFVGSGVDPSKVVKIVQPIDVKFFDPAKYKPLDLASRGQCILGSSSAKKNFVFLSIFKWEYRKGWDVLLKAYLKEFSKDDNVALFLLTNPYHTDTDFGNKIMDFVESSDLAEPVGGFAPVYVINSHIAQSELPRVYKAADAFVLPSRGEGWGRPLVEAMAMSLPVIATNWSGPTEYLTDDNSYPLPVDGMSEVMEGPFMGHLWAEPCVDELQNLMRRVMDHRNAATAKGRKAREDMIRRFSPEIVADIVTEQIENILRQ, encoded by the coding sequence ATGAATTCTTTTGAATCAAACCAACATGTTAATCCCAATTCACCCCCAATAACAACCCACCCCatcaaatcaaaattcaatttttttgcaTTTTACACACTGCCCTTATTGCTTCTTATTTTAGCAGTCACATTAGGTTTCACAAGAACAAACTACTATAAAGTTCACTACTTGAGACACTCACTCACATCACAAACCCTAATTCAAGCAATTGGGTCTCTGTTTTCACCCTCAAAATCAGTTTTTGTGCCCTCCCAATGTGTGCTATGGATGGCTCCTTTTCTCTCAGGCGGTGGGTATAGCTCAGAGGCTTGGTCTTATGTTCTGTCCCTTCATAGCCACACCAAAATGCATTCATTTAGGTTGACAATTGAGCACCATGGAGATCAAGAATCATTGGAATTTTGGGAGGGTTTGCCACAAGAAATGAAGAATTTGGCTTATGAGCTATACCGAACAGAGTGTAGAATGAATGAGACCATTGTGGTGTGCCATAGTGAACCTGGTGCTTGGTACCCCCCATTGTTTCAAACTTTTCCATGCCCTCCATCACCTTTTTACAGTGATTTCAAGTCTGTGATTGGTAGGACTATGTTTGAGACTGATAGAGTTAATGGTGAACATGTAGAGAGATGTAACAAAATGGATTATGTTTGGGTTCCCACTGATTTTCACAAATCCACATTTGTGGGAAGTGGTGTTGATCCTTCCAAGGTGGTGAAGATTGTTCAACCTATTGATGTTAAGTTCTTTGATCCTGCCAAGTACAAGCCATTGGATCTCGCATCAAGAGGGCAATGCATTTTAGGCTCTTCTAGCGCGAAGAAGAATTTTGTGTTTTTGAGTATCTTCAAGTGGGAGTATAGGAAAGGTTGGGATGTCTTGTTGAAAGCATACTTGAAGGAATTCTCAAAGGATGATAACGTTGCTTTGTTCTTGTTAACAAATCCATATCACACTGACACAGATTTTGGGAACAAAATAATGGATTTTGTGGAGAGTTCCGATCTTGCAGAACCGGTTGGGGGTTTCGCTCCTGTATATGTAATCAATTCCCACATAGCGCAAAGTGAGTTGCCGAGAGTTTACAAAGCGGCTGATGCGTTTGTTCTTCCTTCGAGAGGAGAGGGATGGGGGAGACCTCTTGTGGAAGCCATGGCAATGTCGCTGCCGGTGATTGCAACGAATTGGTCAGGGCCAACTGAGTATTTGACAGATGATAATAGCTATCCACTACCTGTGGATGGAATGAGTGAAGTGATGGAAGGGCCATTCATGGGGCATCTTTGGGCTGAACCTTGCGTGGATGAACTTCAGAATCTTATGAGGCGGGTGATGGATCATCGCAATGCAGCTACGGCCAAAGGAAGAAAGGCGAGGGAGGACATGATAAGAAGGTTCTCACCTGAGATTGTGGCTGACATTGTGACAGAACAGATAGAAAACATTCTAAGGCAATGA
- the LOC112775647 gene encoding exocyst complex component EXO70A1 → MGIAVGGADLLSEKASMMRESLQKSQTITDNVVTILGSFDHRLSALETAMRPTQIRTHSIRKAHENIDKTLKAAEGILAHFDQYRQAEAKILKGPHEDLENYLDAIEKLRSNIQFFGSKKGFKSSDGIIFHASNLLAKAISKLEDEFKQLLSSYSKPVEPERLFDCLPNSMRPSSGSPSQEGDPTGKNPSSNHHSESHNNNNADAVVYTPPALIPPRILPLLHELAQQMIEAGHRQQLLKIYRDSRSNVLEESLQKLGVEKLNKDDVQKLQWEILEAKIGNWIHFMRIAVKLLFAGERKVCDQIFEGFDSLSEQCFAEVTTNSVTMLLSFGEAIAKSKRSPEKLFVLLDMYEIMQELHSEIETLFKGKACTEIREAAMSLTKRLAQTAQETFGDFEEAVEKDATKTAVTDGTVHPLTSYVINYVKFLFDYRSTLKQLFQEFEGGDDSSQLASVTMRIMQALQTNLDGKSKQYRDPALTHLFLMNNIHYIVRSVRRSEAKDLLGDDWVQRHRRIVQQHANQYKRNAWAKILQCLSIQGLTSSGGGSGTAGGDGAAGSSSGASRALVKDRFKTFNVMFEELHQKQSQWTVPDTELRESLRLAVAEVLLPAYRSFVKRFGPLVESGKTPQKYIKYTAEDLDRMLGEFFEGKNMNETKR, encoded by the exons ATGGGAATTGCAGTGGGAGGAGCTGATTTGCTGAGTGAGAAAGCATCCATGATGAGGGAGTCTCTGCAAAAGAGCCAGACCATCACTGACAACGTTGTTACCATCCTAGGTTCCTTTGACCACCGCCTCTCCGCCCTTGAAACCGCCATGCGCCCCACTCAG ATTAGGACTCATTCTATTAGGAAAGCTCATGAGAATATTGATAAGACTTTGAAGGCTGCTGAAGGGATTTTGGCTCACTTTGATCAATACCGCCAG GCAGAGGCAAAAATACTTAAGGGGCCACATGAAGATTTGGAAAACTATCTTGATGCAATTGAAAAACTGAGAAGCAACATCCAGTTTTTTGGCAGTAAAAAGGGTTTTAAGAGTAGTGATGGTATTATCTTCCACGCCAGTAATTTGCTAGCTAAAGCCATTTCTAAGCTTGAAGATGAGTTTAAGCAGCTATTGTCATCATACAG CAAACCTGTGGAACCTGAGCGCCTCTTCGATTGCCTTCCAAACTCTATGAGACCGTCATCAGGATCACCTAGCCAGGAGGGTGATCCTACGGGAAAGAATCCGTCTTCTAATCATCATTCCGAGTcgcacaacaacaataatgctGATGCTGTTGTATACACACCTCCTGCTCTTATACCACCAAGAATTTTGCCACTTCTACATGAATTAGCGCAGCAAATGATTGAAGCTGGACACCGGCAACAGTTGCTCAAAATATACAG AGATTCCCGTTCTAATGTGTTGGAAGAAAGCCTCCAAAAGCTTGGGGTTGAGAAACTTAACAAAGATGACGTTCAAAAGCTGCAATGGGAGATTTTGGAAGCCAAAATTGGAAACTGGATCCATTTCATGCGTATAGCA GTCAAATTGTTGTTTGCCGGCGAGAGGAAGGTTTGTGATCAGATATTTGAAGGCTTTGATTCACTTAGTGAACAGTGTTTTGCTGAAGTGACTACAAACAGTGTCACTATGCTACTTAGTTTTGGAGAAGCGATTGCCAAAAGCAAAAGATCCCCAGAAAAGTTATTTGTTCTTTTGGACATGTATGAAATTATGCAAGAGCTTCATTCAGAG ATTGAAACACTTTTCAAAGGCAAAGCTTGCACTGAAATAAGAGAGGCTGCAATGAGTTTGACGAAACGACTTGCACAAACAGCCCAAGAGACATTTGGAGATTTTGAAGAAGCTGTTGAGAAAGATGCTACAAAGACTGCAGTGACAGATGGAACTGTTCATCCTTTGACAAGCTATGTAATCAACTACGTCAAGTTTTTATTTGA CTACCGATCCACCTTGAAGCAACTTTTCCAAGAATTTGAAGGGGGAGATGACTCTTCGCAATTAGCATCTGTAACAATGCGAATAATGCAAGCTTTGCAAACTAATTTAGATGGGAAATCAAAGCAGTACAGGGATCCTGCATTGACACATCTTTTTCTCATGAACAATATTCATTATATTGTCAGATCGGTTCGTAG GTCCGAAGCTAAGGATTTGCTGGGAGATGATTGGGTACAACGACATAGGAGGATTGTTCAGCAGCATGCAAATCAATACAAAAGAAATGCTTGGGCAAAG ATTCTCCAATGCCTATCTATTCAGGGCCTTACCTCATCAGGAGGCGGAAGTGGTACTGCCGGTGGTGATGGTGCAGCCGGAAGTAGTAGTGGTGCTTCAAGGGCACTCGTTAAGGACAG GTTCAAGACGTTTAACGTTATGTTCGAGGAACTCCATCAGAAACAATCTCAATGGACAGTTCCTGACACCGAGTTGCGCGAGTCTCTTAGGCTTGCAGTTGCCGAAGTCTTGTTACCCGCCTATAGATCATTTGTGAAACGATTCGG GCCTCTAGTGGAAAGTGGAAAAACTCCTCAGAAGTACATCAAATACACGGCCGAAGATCTAGACCGAATGTTGGGCGAATTTTTCGAAGGGAAGAACATGAACGAAACGAAGCGGTAA